CGAAGAACAAAGAAGTCAATTGGCAAAAGCTATGgaaaaaacttttgcgcaaTATGGCGGAATGGAGGGGCGGACGACCGTGGTAGAAGGAATAGGAAAGAAGCAAAAACTAGTGGCACTTATCTGCGGATGTAAAACTGGAACgatgaaaaatatattgttgatgatccggctcgaaggaccaatgTTTGTGGCGGCGCTGAAAAGTGTCCAAAGTATTTTCCTtcccgaaaataaaaacactcgcggtttttcactatatataattagtttatttagaCTTGGCGGGTTATTATTGCGCACAGAAATTGGGGGGTTTTGTACCGATTTACAATAGACGAGATTTGTAACTAACCCATGGAAAaaagccgacggcatttcggcgatctatgctgagcgcggctcagcggtggtgagttgtgggagagagatgctgagagcactggagcttgagtgcattcttacgcactgagcgcattgctagtgagcgaaaaagctttgagtgcttttcggtcggcggagcggaggtgtgcctctcacttagcaatgcgctcgcatcaacattctcccccccttgcaatattgggattgcaacGGAACACCTAGTAGCACGTGCCGGACAGAATCCAGCCCAGCGTGGAATTCTGCGCCATAGGCAGTCCGCCTTGGCCCGGGAGGATACCCGGTAGCACGACATCAGGGTAAACATCAGCCCCCAAGACTGCCGAGATCGATGCCGAGCGGAACCAGTCCTTGTCAGCCAACACGAGGTTACTGAAAGAACTGGGCCCGGCTGGAGTGACAGTCCTGGCGGGCGTCGTTGTATGGAGCTGCGGATCAGTTTTGAAGACGACCTCCCGGCTCATGGGTGACGTCTTGGAGCGCAACGTTGCCGTGCACACTCCTTCTGCGCCCACGCGAGTGATGGAGAGGCCCATGGCCACTGCCATcgactcgctgatgcggcttacAGGACAGCACGGATCAATGAGCACTCGCGCCTCGAAGGCCGTCTTCCCCGTGGCTAGCCAGACCGCCGCGGTGGGGAGAATACTGACTCCCTTGCACTGGAGTAGTGCCGTCAATGACAAGGCGGGGCTAGGCACGGGCCTGGTGTGTGGGGAAGTGGGCCGGTCCATCCGGGATGACGATGGTCCTCCTCTGGTGGGCGCCGGGTGGTCGCGTCGGCCCCTCGGTCGTCGCGCCAACCGCTGCCTGGGTTTAGGGTCTCGCATGTGCAGCATGGAGTGGTGGTCCTCACCACAATGCCTGCACCGTCCACCGCTGCGGCAAGTGCCCCCGGAGTGCTGATGAGCCAAGCAGTTGGGACAGTACTTATTTACAAGTACTGCCCGGAGCCGCTTCTCTGGCGTCAGCTGGGCAAACCGTGGACATTTGCGCAGCGCGTGGACACCGCGGCACACCCTACAGCGGAACGAGTTTGTGCCGGGAGGCACATACTCACCCCGCTGAGGGGCGGCCCGGCGAGGCACGGAAACTCCGCGCGGAGTAACCAGTGCCACCGGTGCTGGAGAGGGCTCGGACTCCATCGGGGCGACTTGCCTCGGCGGAGAGCCGGCAATCGGAGGCGAAAGGGAGCGCGCTGGCGAGAAGAGCCCTCGCAAGCTCACTCCGTCGGACAGGGTGCAGGATGATCTTCTGGAGAACGCCATGGTAAACTGTAATGGGATGAAACCAAAAggcgaaaaaacaaaaggaagagaaaaagaacaaaaaacaatagaTTAAATGAAGAACATGGCGCGGGATGAATTGCCTAAGCCGGAAGAGGAAACCACAGGATAGTGGATGGCAGTAGAGAGAAGAATAGGTGACTCAGAGCGCGTGTCCCGTAGGAAGGAGGACCAGCTTTGCAACTGGTCGGCGGAAAACACCACGACACGTCTGGATGTCAACCACACGGACCCTTTCATCAGCGCCTGGGCAAGCGGTCAGCACACGCCCGAGGCGCCATTCTTGTGGCGGTATATTCTCCTCTCTGATGACCACCATGTCACCGATTTGGAGATCGCGTGAAGGTGACTGCCACTTATTCCGCTTATGCAATTCCTTCAGATATTCGTTCTTCCATCGCACACAGAAATGCTGATGGAGAGCCTTGAGCCGTTGCCAGCGGTTGCGGATGGACTCCACATCCTCTCTGGACTCTGGCTCCGCCATGGAGAGTAGCGGACCCCCGATCAGGAAATGACCGGGAGTAAGTGCCGCCAAGTCGCTCACATCCTCTGACATAGGAGTCAAAGGCCGCGAATTGAGGCACGCTTCAATTTTAGATAGGAGGGTGGAAAGCTCCTCGAACGTATGTTTTACGGAGGAAACCGTCTTGTAGAAATGCGTCTTGAAGCTCTTGACGCCCGCTTCCCAGAGACCCCCCATGTGAGGGGCACCAGGTGGGTTGAAATGCCATGCAAGACCTTGATGGCTGTGAGTGGTGACAATCAGGTTGCGGGTGCTCTCCACAAATTCTTTGGAGAGAATGGAGGAGGCTCCGACGAACGTTTTCCCGTTGTCAGAGTACATGTGGAGAGGGCACCCGCGCCGTGCCACGAATCGGGAGAAAGCTTCCAAGAACTTTTCCGCTGTCAGATCCGTGGTCGCCTCAAGATGGATTGCCTTCGTGCTGAAGCACACGAAGACACATACGTAACCCTTCGTAATCTTGCAGCCCCGTCCGACGTAGCTCTTGACGTCGAAGGGACCGGCGAAGTCTACTCCGGAGTTAGTGAAAGGTCGCGAAAAGTCGACCGGGCGCTTGGGAGATCACCCATCAACTGCGACTGGAGCTTGCGGCGATGAATCACACAGGTCTTGCATGCACTAATCACTGTCTTCACCAAGTTCCTTAGCTTGGGAATCCAGAACTTGGTTCGGACCAGCCGCATCACCAATTGGTTGCCTCCATGGAGGGAGACTTGATGCGTGAAGGAAACCAGGAGGCGTGAGAACATGCAGCCGAACGGGAGAATTATTGGATGCCGTTCGTCGTAGGATAAGGAGGTGGACGCTCTTACGCGTCCACACGAACGCAGGACACCTTGCTTGTCAAGGAACGGATTCAAGCTTAGGATATCGCTTGACCCGATTAGACGATTATGGGACCGGAGGGAAGCACACTCTTTCGCGTATACCCGATTCTGAGCCTGTACAATCAGCCTCTCTTGAGCTTCTGCAAGCTCTTGAGAGCTGAGCGTCTCTGGAAACGAGACCTTGGGTTGGCGGCAACGCTGGGCAAACCTTCGCACATACGCAAACACTCGGAGCGCTCGATCGAACCTGGAGAAACGGTCGAGGAAGTCCTCACATAGGACTTGCGCTGCATGGACCTTCACCGCTCGACACTCCAATTCAGTATCGAGCCCAATGACCGGTGAAGGCCACTGCGCTCGTGAGTGCGTCAGCCATTCGGGCCCCTGCCACCAAAGGCGACTGCCCAGTAGCTCTTGCGGCGAGACACCGCGGCTTGCCAGGTCGGCTGGATTGTGTTCGGAACGAACATGCTGCCAAGTGCCATTCACCGAGTGAATCTTGGCCACTCGGTTCGCCACGAAAGTGGTCCACTTGCATGGCTGCTTGTCCAACCATGCCAGAACGATAGTGGAATCTGTCCACAGGTACGTCTCAGCGTCGGGGGTGGGAAAATGTGGTAGGAGGGCGGCGGATAATTCTGCCAACAGGAGAGCTCCGCACAGCTCAAGACGAGGTAGAGACCGTCTTGATAGGTGCAACTCTAGTCTTCGCTGCTAGAAGGCTCACAGACACTTGTCCACCTGTTTCCACACGTGCGTAAAGAGCGGCTCCATACGCGCTTTGAGAGGCGTCGCAAAACCCGTGGAATTGGATTTTTGCGCCGGGAGCGTAGTTGGTCCATCTAGGAATGCGGATGTCCTGCAAGGACGAATAGTTCCGCAGAAAACTGATCCACTGCTCTGTGAGATCCGCCGGTAAGGAGTCGTCCCAGCCGATTTCTTGCTTCCAGATTTCTTGCATAAAAATCTTGGCCCAAATGACCACAGGAGCAAGCCAACCTGCAGGATCGAACAACTTGGCGATCTGCGACAGCACTTCTCTCTTACTGAAAAATGGTTTGGACACCATCTCGGCGGTGACGAAAAAGAACTCGTCGGACGTGGCCCGCCAACGAATGCCTAGCGTCTTTGCGACACTAGCTTCGTCGATCTCGAGGAAGTCTGCACAGAGCAAGTGATCCTTAGGGATTCTTCTCAGCACATCTTTCGAGTTCGAGGTCCACTTACGCAAAGGGAACCCAGCACTCGAGCGCTGTTCGAAGCTCATCTATAGCAGACACCGCAGCCTGCTTAGTGTGAGCTCCTGCTAGGACGTCATCAACGTACATATAATTGGCGATGATGTCACTAGCAAGGGGGTACCGGTCGCGAACATCACTCGCAAGCTGATGCAGAACGCGGATAGCCAGGTACGGAGCACAGTTCACCCAAAGGTGACTGTGTTGAGTTCAAAGTCGCATAACTTCTCGTCTGGAGTACGGAAGAGCAACCTTTGAAACCGGGTGTGGTTGGGATCCACAAGGATTTGCCGATACATCTTGGTGATGTCAGCGTTGAAGACGAACTTGAAAACCTCCATTTCAGGATTTGAATGGTCAGGTCGGATTGAAGGATTGGCCCAGTGTGGAGGATGTCGTTCAGACTCTTCCCGTTTGAAGTCGGGCTGGAGGCGTTGAATACAACGCGGAGCTTTGTGGTGGTGCTGTCGGGCTTGAGAACAGCGTGGTGCGGCAAATAGTAGTTGCCGGAACTGGATGGGGGGACTTGAGTCATGTGACCCAAATCCAGATACTCTTGAATAACGGAGTCATATTGTTCCTTCAGAGAGTCGTTCCTCTTTAAACGGCTCTCGTTTCTCAGGAACTGAGCGAGAGCGATAGCCCTCGAGTGACCCAGGTCAACGTGACCAGGATCGCGGAATGGGAGCGTGACCATGTAGCGACCCGTTGAGGTTCGCACGGTCGTGGCGTTGAAGTTAGCCTCACAAAAAAGGTCAGATTCTTTTGCTGGGCTAGCCGGCAGGTCCTCCACCTCCCAAAATTTGGAGAGGAGTTCCTCCAATGGCGGAGTTCgctcgacggacagtcgagctgAAAAGGACGAAATGGATTTTGAAATGGATCCCGACACAGGGCCAgtcaggatccaaccgaaaatggtctcttgacCGAGGAGGGTCCCACAAAAGTTAGGGTGAGAGCCGCCGAGCAGAATGGACGGGAGGATGTCAGCGCCTAGTAGCACATCAATCTGCGAACTCTCATAGAATTTGGGGTCTGCCAGCTGGATGCTGGGCAGATTTTCGAGGAGTGTTTGTGGGACGGAACATGAGGGCAGATTCCCCGCTAACTGGGGGGAGGACGTACGCCGACGCCTCGATCTGCAAATCGGGTCTGACCGGGGAGCCAATTAAGAATTGGCAAAACTTTCGGGGCTGGGCTGCCACAGCTTGTGTCAGCCCAGAAACGCGGGCTTGCACGGATGTATACggcatcctcaagcgcttgaacaaCTTCTCTGAGAGGAAGGTGGCTTCTGATCCGGAGTCGATCAGAGCCCGAGCTGTATAACGGACGCCGAGATGGCATACGTGAATGACAGCTGTGCTGagcagaacaccttgtgtgttaactgccacGAAAGATTGGACGTTAGCTGACTGGGTGGAAGTGGACTGTATATGAGATGGAATGGGGGTTGTGACTGTCGGCGCCGGGCTCACTCGATGCAAGagtgtatgatgacgacccttgcaAGTAAAGCAGCTGTGCGCACTTGTGCACTCGGCCAGGATATGGCCTCGTGCGAAACAATTTAGACACAGCTTCTGTTGCTTTATATAATTGACCCTATCATTGATACCCATCTGGAGGAAACGAGGGCACAAACGAATCGGGTGATTCTCCCGGGAACACAACTTGCAGGACTGGGTTTTTGAAGTTACCCGACTCTCAAAGGAGTTTACCTGCTTGGCGACGGGGGGCCTCCTTACGTGAGGCCCGTGGAACCGTCGGAGCGCTCGTGCTGGCTGACACTtccgctatcgcttctagggtGCGATACCGTTCTAGAAGGAAAGCGTTCATGTCAGCCCACGTTGGAACGTCGCTCTTATTCTGTATGGACTGTTCCCAAAGAGAAAGGGTCA
This DNA window, taken from Drosophila nasuta strain 15112-1781.00 chromosome 2L, ASM2355853v1, whole genome shotgun sequence, encodes the following:
- the LOC132785394 gene encoding uncharacterized protein LOC132785394 codes for the protein MSFEQRSSAGFPLRKWTSNSKDVLRRIPKDHLLCADFLEIDEASVAKTLGIRWRATSDEFFFVTAEMVSKPFFSKREVLSQIAKLFDPAGWLAPVVIWAKIFMQEIWKQEIGWDDSLPADLTEQWISFLRNYSSLQDIRIPRWTNYAPGAKIQFHGFCDASQSAYGAALYARVETGGQVSLCGALLLAELSAALLPHFPTPDAETYLWTDSTIVLAWLDKQPCKWTTFVANRVAKIHSVNGTWQHVRSEHNPADLASRGVSPQELLGSRLWWQGPEWLTHSRAQWPSPVIGLDTELECRAVKVHAAQVLCEDFLDRFSRFDRALRVFAYVRRFAQRCRQPKVSFPETLSSQELAEAQERLIVQAQNRVYAKECASLRSHNRLIGSSDILSLNPFLDKQGVLRSCGRVRASTSLSYDERHPIILPFGCMFSRLLVSFTHQVSLHGGNQLVMRLVRTKFWIPKLRNLVKTVISACKTCVIHRRKLQSQLMDFAGPFDVKSYVGRGCKITKGYVCVFVCFSTKAIHLEATTDLTAEKFLEAFSRFVARRGCPLHMYSDNGKTFVGASSILSKEFVESTRNLIVTTHSHQGLAWHFNPPGAPHMGGLWEAGVKSFKTHFYKTVSSVKHTFEELSTLLSKIEACLNSRPLTPMSEDVSDLAALTPGHFLIGGPLLSMAEPESREDVESIRNRWQRLKALHQHFCVRWKNEYLKELHKRNKWQSPSRDLQIGDMVVIREENIPPQEWRLGRVLTACPGADERVRVVDIQTCRGVFRRPVAKLVLLPTGHAL